DNA sequence from the Leptospira perdikensis genome:
CCCCCGTTCTTGTAAGGAGGGATTTGAAAGTTTTCCAAAAAAACTTCCCCGTTCCTTACTTTGGCAAAACAATCGGTAAGATTTCCCTTTTTTTCACGAAGGGATTTTACCTCAGATCCTGTGAGTACAACACCAGCCTCGAACGAATCTAATAGTTCGAAATTGAACTTTGCCTTTTTATTGATTAAAGGATCAGTTCCGCGAGGTTTGTCGTCTTTTTTGGTTTTGCCCATACTAATTATTGCCTAAGGGAATGGTGGATTTGCACCAATCTTGCAATTTCAGCTCCAATCAAATTTGGCATGGAATAGAAGTTGTCTGCCGTAATTTGAAGGGAGTCGTGGAACACATGTTCCGCAATGTAGCGAGACCCAAGTCCCACCCCTAAAAATACATAATTTTTGTCCTGGTTTTTCAGTACAGCTTCTTTCAATTTTCGAGTATCAAAAGAGGAGAGTTCGTCCTCAATATAGGTCTTGGCCCTTTGCCCACGGAAGTCGGAAAGGATCACAATGATCTTTGTTTGGGCATCGGGGGAGAAAAACCGCTCTGAATTAGAAAGAACTTGGTATTCAGGGATGCTGTCCCCATGCCAATTTTTACAAAGAGCACTAAACACCTCTTCTTCCTTTTCTGTAGTGTAATCTTCTTCCGCTGACTTTAAATTAAAAATGTCCACTGTGTCTTTGGAGTTTTTAATATCACAAAATGTATGAACACTTGTTTTGATATCATGTTCATTTAGGATATGTAAACTCACAAGAAGAGCGGAAAGCATCGCAATCGAATATTCGAAGTTAAAGATCCTGCGGCATTTCGAAACAAGGAAGGTAACTTCTACACCTTTTAATTTTTCATCATTCTTTTCGATTGTGGTTTTATCGAAGATCTTTGTATCTCCCCTTCCACTTTTGTATGAGATGTATTTTCTTGCATCCACTCGTGACCCTTCGTTTTTGTACATCCGGTGGATGTCAATTTCAGGATCAAAAAGTTGTTCTAAATTGAGTTCAACCTCTTCCAATTCCTTTCCAAATACGGACTTAAATTCTTCAAGACCTACCATGATGGAATAGTCCCAAAGCAGACGGCGTTTTTTCAAAAATTGTTTGTAAAGTTCTTCGGTTCGGTAACCCCAACCACCGCCACCACCTTGTGGTTCTCCTTGGCCTTGGTTCCCTTGGGTGTCTTGTCCATACCAAGCATCTGGACCTTCTTTGGTGGCACCGCCGGTTTCTGGAGTATTGATCTCAATTCCTCGTTTGGTTTCTACACCGGAATTGAGTTTTTTAGCAACACCTGTTAGTGGGTCCCTTTTATGGAGTTCGGGATCCCACCAATTTTTACGATTTAGTCCTGATTCAACGGTAAACGTTTTTTTTTTCTCTTCGATTTCCTCGAAGAGTGTTGATACGACTTCTACACCGGAAAGATAACCTTCCAAAAGGCGTTCGAGTTCCTTTCTCTCTTTTGGATCAGCAATTTGATTTGTATAATAAATCTTTCCCCCACGGATCGCAATGTCTTTCACATCTGTTTGGTTGTATCGATAGATATGATTTTTCCATTTCAAAAGATTCGAGATTCCAAATCGATAAGGCATCAGATTTGCCGAACCAATGGTGCGTTTTTCTGCTAACTCTTTGGCTTTGAGATGGAAACGTGCTAGGGAACGCGGGAGCACTCCTTCCGGAAGATAGAATTCCAAAATCTCTTCTAATACTTTTGTATCTTCTAGTTCAGGGAAAAGAATGGGTGTGAAGCGGTTTCGAAAGGCACGAGATATGGTTGTTACCGATTTGGATGCACGAAATGATTTCATTCCAAACACAATGGATTTTTCTGTAAGTTGGATGGGAAGATACTCACCCGACTCTGGAGGCAGAGTGAGGGAACGTGCATCATCCGTTAACATATTCATTTTTTCTACAAGTTCAGCACCGGCGGATTCAAGTCCTGAGATCAGAATGATATGACCTTTTCGAATGGACCTTGTTAGGGGCCCGTCTACCCAAGTCACACTTTCGATATTTCCTTCTTCTGTAGGTTTTAAGGCACCCACTACATCGGAGGTATGCATCCCTTTGGATAACATCACCGACTCAAGTTCAATTCCTGTGAGTTCTGTAAATAATGGTAAAAACTCTTGCGGGTCTTGGTCTTCTCTATATTCAATTAAGATATTTTCTTTTGCTTGGATGGCAGTGAAAACCTGGTCGAGAAAATGTAATACAGGTTCTGGTGTGGGATAAGTAGAAAGAAGGGAGATTGTTTTTTTCTCGTCCCAGGTTTTGATTTCTTTATCGTTCCAAAAAATGGTAGAACTTTGCACATAACCTTTGGTAGGAACCAGTTTCACCGATCCACCAAACTCGGATTCGATGAGTTCTCTTTGTTTGACTTTGTCTTCTTTTTTACGAAACGGTTCTTCGAATAAATAGAGTGCTTCTCTTGCCGCAACCGTTTTGTCCTGTGAACCAAATAGAACCAAACGATTACAATACTTTTGTAAGGTTCTTAAATTAAAATGATACTTTTCTAAATCACCCTTTCCAATCTCACCCGCTTTGATCCGAGCTTCCGATTCCAAACTGATACGAATGATTTGTTTTAAAACATCTTCCCCGAGCATGGGATAAAGTTTTTTTAAGATAAAAAACATTTCGTCTGGGGAATAAGGATCCACATACACAACTGCAAAATGTTTGGTGATATCAAAAGGAAGGGGTTTTCTTCCTTCAAATCCTTCACTTGGATTTTGGGTTCCGATAAACCAGAATCCAGTTTTTCCGTTTACTCTTTCCCCACTCCCTTCCAAAAGATCTAAGTAGTTGGATTCATAAACAGAAGAAAATCGTTTGATGATGTTTGGTGCACAGAGGTTCATCTCATCGGCAACAAAACTAAGTCCTTCTGACAAAGCATTGGTGAGAGGTCCATTTGACCAGGTAAATCCTTTCCCATCCAGAAGGATGCGGTAAGACCCAATTAGGTCTTCTGGCAATGTGTCTTCATTAAAACTAAACCGAAGTGTCGGTTGTTTGCGAAGAGAATTGATATAATATATGAGTGCGTTTTTTCCAACACCGGCATCTCCCACAAGAAGGACAGGAATCCCTTCGAGCATGGGGTATAGAATTTTTTGTAAGGTTTGTTTGACCGAGTCAGTTTCGACAAGGCTAGAAGGGAAAACGGGAAATTTCTCTGAGTGCGGGAGGACCGGCACTTTCACATCAGCGATGGTAACAAATTCCATATCCTTCAGATTTCTATCCATTTCCTAGGTGTAA
Encoded proteins:
- a CDS encoding AAA family ATPase, encoding MEFVTIADVKVPVLPHSEKFPVFPSSLVETDSVKQTLQKILYPMLEGIPVLLVGDAGVGKNALIYYINSLRKQPTLRFSFNEDTLPEDLIGSYRILLDGKGFTWSNGPLTNALSEGLSFVADEMNLCAPNIIKRFSSVYESNYLDLLEGSGERVNGKTGFWFIGTQNPSEGFEGRKPLPFDITKHFAVVYVDPYSPDEMFFILKKLYPMLGEDVLKQIIRISLESEARIKAGEIGKGDLEKYHFNLRTLQKYCNRLVLFGSQDKTVAAREALYLFEEPFRKKEDKVKQRELIESEFGGSVKLVPTKGYVQSSTIFWNDKEIKTWDEKKTISLLSTYPTPEPVLHFLDQVFTAIQAKENILIEYREDQDPQEFLPLFTELTGIELESVMLSKGMHTSDVVGALKPTEEGNIESVTWVDGPLTRSIRKGHIILISGLESAGAELVEKMNMLTDDARSLTLPPESGEYLPIQLTEKSIVFGMKSFRASKSVTTISRAFRNRFTPILFPELEDTKVLEEILEFYLPEGVLPRSLARFHLKAKELAEKRTIGSANLMPYRFGISNLLKWKNHIYRYNQTDVKDIAIRGGKIYYTNQIADPKERKELERLLEGYLSGVEVVSTLFEEIEEKKKTFTVESGLNRKNWWDPELHKRDPLTGVAKKLNSGVETKRGIEINTPETGGATKEGPDAWYGQDTQGNQGQGEPQGGGGGWGYRTEELYKQFLKKRRLLWDYSIMVGLEEFKSVFGKELEEVELNLEQLFDPEIDIHRMYKNEGSRVDARKYISYKSGRGDTKIFDKTTIEKNDEKLKGVEVTFLVSKCRRIFNFEYSIAMLSALLVSLHILNEHDIKTSVHTFCDIKNSKDTVDIFNLKSAEEDYTTEKEEEVFSALCKNWHGDSIPEYQVLSNSERFFSPDAQTKIIVILSDFRGQRAKTYIEDELSSFDTRKLKEAVLKNQDKNYVFLGVGLGSRYIAEHVFHDSLQITADNFYSMPNLIGAEIARLVQIHHSLRQ